A stretch of Misgurnus anguillicaudatus unplaced genomic scaffold, ASM2758022v2 HiC_scaffold_33, whole genome shotgun sequence DNA encodes these proteins:
- the LOC129437121 gene encoding uncharacterized protein isoform X1, giving the protein MCSVKLIDCTNLMMKIKTEPIEIKTEPTEIKTEPTEIKTEPTEIKTEPTEIKTEPTEEEDPTDEDDDFIPSGVKSDSCLDIEITSSTSKERLTAQTLSCITCEKTFSSQRHLERHERKHTEQKLYTRSEISFTTLQEKKLHSEDHREKKKQFHCEQCGRICVSSYKLKVHMRTHSDEKPFNCTECGKYFRTKDNLQVHQRIHTGEKPYECPHCEKRFRHKCGLKTHVLLHTNERPYQCSECDKTFRDSRSLKSHQNTHIKEKLYQCLHCDKRFCHKYQLITHQIVHTVEKPYHCSVCGKSFSQHESLVTHLRTHTDKKLFRCSQCDKTFNYSCNLKVHQRVHTGEKPYVCAHCGKSFSNSSHLRVHERIHTGEKPYQCSVCGKRFSQVSALLNHKSRHTGEKTYKCSQCNMTFQYSGHFKVHKRVHTGGKLNICTHCGKSYTNSSNLRIHQRVHTGEKPYHCSVCGKSFSQRPNLLKHQRLHTGEKPYKCSQCDKTFAQSGSLKTHQRVHMGKKNLRVTENEKSFLPCVN; this is encoded by the exons atgtgttctgttaaactcatcgactgcacgaacctcatgatgaagattaaaactgaacccatagaaatcaaaactgaacccacagaaatcaaaactgaacccacagaaatcaaaactgaacccacagaaatcaaaactgaacccacagaaatcaaaactgaacccacagaagaggaagatcccactgatgaagatgatgattttattccaTCAG gtgtgaagagtgattcatgtttggatatagaaataacgtcctcaacatcaaaagagcgactgacagcacaaactctttcctgcatcacctgtgaaaagacattcagctcacagagacatttagagagacatgagagaaaacacacagaacagaaactatataccagatctgagatcagctttactaccttacaagagaagaaacttcattcagaagaccacagagagaagaagaagcagtttcactgtgagcagtgtgggaGGATTTGTGTCTCTTCATATAAACTAAAAgttcacatgaggacacacagtgatgaaaagcctttcaactgcactgaatgtggaaaaTACTTCAGAACCAAAGACAATCTTCAAGTtcatcagagaattcatacaggagaaaaaccttacgagtgtcctcactgtgagaagagattTAGGCATAAATGTGGTTTGAAGACACATGTGCTTTtacacaccaatgagagaccgtatcagtgcagtgaATGTGACAAAACCTTTAGGGATTCACGTTCATTAAAATCACACCAGAATACTCACATTAAAGAGAAACTCTATCAGTGTTTACACTGTGATAAACGTTTCTGTCATAAATATCAGCTGATAACCCATCAGATAGTTCACACTgtagagaaaccttatcactgtagtgtctgtgggaagagttttagtcaacaTGAAAGTTTAGTGACACACCTGAGGACTCATACAGATAAAAAACTTTTCagatgctctcagtgtgacaagacgtttaaTTATTCATGTAACTTAAAagtccatcagagagttcatactggagagaaaccttacgtctgcgctcactgtggaaagagcttctctaATTCATCTCATTTAAGAGTCcatgagagaattcacactggagagaaaccttatcaatgtagtgtctgtgggaagagatTTAGTCAAGTGTCTGCATTACTAAATCACAAGAGTAGACATACAGGTGAAAAaacttacaaatgctctcagtgtaaCATGACATTTCAATATTCAGGTCACTTCAAAGTCCATAAGAGAGTTCACACGGGTGGGAAACTTAACATCTGCACTCATTGTGGAAAGAGCTACACTAATTCATCTAATTTAAGaattcatcagagagttcatactggagagaaaccttatcactgtagtgtctgtgggaagagttttagtcaacgGCCAAACTTGCTTAAGCACCAGagacttcatacaggtgaaaaaccttacaaatgctctcagtgtgacaagacgtttgctcAGTCAGGTTCCTTAAAAAcgcatcagagagttcatatggggaaaaaaaacttaagggtgacagagaatgaaaaatcGTTTTTACCTTGTGTTAATTGA